In Bufo gargarizans isolate SCDJY-AF-19 chromosome 5, ASM1485885v1, whole genome shotgun sequence, the following are encoded in one genomic region:
- the LOC122939429 gene encoding uncharacterized protein LOC122939429 — protein MEDSVMSEEKATPQQPFRRVSKTPELVPFTSPEKGKIIEDLGNPERDHTSEELTWRRKEETRTVQNKEKWVQNLLTQPKMDVLAKGLNFAITPRTIPIVDIISATEASIHSNKVPHGEDEQLRLKVSAALASAKPPPSNLTREERKAVTSLKKDTNITILPADKGRCTVVLNTSDYDAKVTSLLDDNNTYEALRRDPTSGYKKKVIELLQQLEKDKIIDRAMYHRLYPGEAPPCIYGLPNIHKDGTPLRPIVSRINSVTYNVAKYLARILVENTQHHIQNSQDFTTKIQNLVLGTEETMVSYDVTSLFTCIPTTEAIETVRKQLLLDNTLGCRTELSPDQVCALLDLCLSTTYFKYKDKFYKQKHGCAMGSPVSPIVANLYIEEVERKALTTFKGITQSHWFRYVDDTWVKIHKQELQAFTDHINSVDHNINFTREDMQNNKLAFLDCLITVEEGRKLGIEVYRKPTHTDQYLLFDSHHLLDHKLGVIQTLHHRAEKIPTSTEAKAKELKHLRGALKTCEYAVWAFVKTEGRRRKSTKTTSEGEKHDKRKNMVIPYVAGLSEKLKRIFNKHHIPVCFKTSNTLRQQLVHPKDPTPKHKMDNIVYAVQCNEECSELYIGETKQLHQRMAQHRRAKTSGQDSAVHLHLKGTGHTFEDSQVRVLDKEADWYKRGVKEASYVKMEKPSLNRGGGVRHLLSATYNAVLTPFSVKSLSTTDSN, from the coding sequence CCATACCAGTGAGGAACTGACATGGAGGCGAAAGGAGGAAACAAGGACAGTGCAAAACAAAGAGAAATGGGTGCAGAATCTTCTCACCCAGCCTAAGATGGATGTCCTTGCGAAAGGGTTGAATTTCGCAATCACACCAAGAACCATACCAATAGTTGATATTATTTCAGCCACTGAAGCCTCAATCCACAGCAACAAAGTACCCCATGGTGAGGATGAACAACTTCGCCTTAAAGTGTCTGCAGCTCTAGCCAGTGCCAAACCACCTCCTTCAAACTTGACTAGAGAAGAAAGGAAGGCGGTTACATCCCTGAAGAAAGACACAAACATCACCATCCTGCCTGCGGATAAAGGAAGATGCACGGTTGTACTTAATACGTCTGACTATGATGCCAAGGTGACCTCACTCCTGGATGATAACAACACATATGAGGCCCTAAGACGAGACCCAACCAGTGGCTACAAGAAGAAGGTTATAGAACTACTACAACAACTAGAAAAGGACAAAATCATTGATCGGGCCATGTATCATCGCCTCTACCCTGGGGAAGCCCCTCCATgtatttatggacttcctaaTATACATAAGGACGGGACCCCTCTCAGGCCAATTGTCAGCAGAATCAACTCTGTGACCTACAATGTGGCCAAATACTTAGCCAGAATCTTGGTTGAAAACACACAACATCACATACAGAACTCTCAagatttcaccaccaaaatccagaacttggtattgggcacagaagaaacaatggtctcctatgatgttacatccctcttcacctgcatacccactacagaggcaattgaaacagtcaggaaacagttgctactagacaacaccttaggctgcagaacagaacttagcccagaccaagtgtgtgccttactggacctttgtctgagtaccacctacttcaagtataaggacaagttctacaagcaaaaacatggctgtgctatgggatcgccagtctcgcctattgtagcgaacctgtatattgaggaagtagaaaggaaagccctgaccactttcaagggaattacacagagtcattggttcagatatgtggatgacacttgggttaaaattcataaacaagagttacaggctttcaccgaccacatcaactcagtggatcataacatcaatttcacgcgggaagatatgcagaacaacaaactggcgtttctggactgtcttataacagtggaagagggaaggaagctgggaatagaggtctatcgaaaaccaacacacacagaccagtacctgctatttgattcccaccatcttctagaccacaaactgggagtcatccagactctacaccaccgggcagagaaaatccccaccagcacagaggccaaggcgaaggaactcaaacacctcagaggggcacttaaaacttgtgagtatgcagtttgggcctttgtcaaaacagaaggaaggagaagaaagagcaccaagactaccagtgagggcgagaagcatgacaaacgtaagaatatggttatcccatatgtagctgggctGTCTGAGAAActaaaaaggatttttaataaacatcacattcctgtttgctttaaaaccagcaacacactgaggcaacaactggttcaccccaaagacccaacgcctaaacacaagatggacaacattgtgtacgcagtccagtgcaatgaggaatgctcagaactgtatatcggcgaaacaaaacaactacatcagcgtatggctcagcatagaagagccaaaacctctggtcaagattcagccgtgcaCTTACATctgaaaggaacaggtcacacctttgaagacagtcaagtacgtgttttggataaggaggccgattggtacaaacgaggcgtgaaggaggccagctacgtaaaaatggagaagccaagcttgaatagaggtgggggggttagacatctattgtctgccacatacaatgctgtcttgacacctttttctgtgaAGTCTTTATcaactactgactccaattag